Proteins encoded in a region of the Vibrio ponticus genome:
- the ispH gene encoding 4-hydroxy-3-methylbut-2-enyl diphosphate reductase, giving the protein MSNEMKILLANPRGFCAGVDRAISIVERALELYQPPIYVRHEVVHNRFVVEGLKQRGAVFVEELHEVPDDNIVIFSAHGVSQAVRQEAKKRALTVFDATCPLVTKVHMEVARASRRNMEVVLIGHAGHPEVEGTMGQYSSETGGMYLVEKPEDVEKLLGVVKDPTELHYVSQTTLSVDETADVIAELRRVFPEIQGPRKDDICYATQNRQDAVREIATNVDVVIVVGSKNSSNSTRLKELAEKLGTPGYLTDCPEDIKTEWFDGKRKVGVTAGASAPEELVNQIMERIKVLVGTRSVEEVTGREENMFFEVPKELQIKQVD; this is encoded by the coding sequence ATGAGCAATGAAATGAAAATCCTGTTAGCTAACCCACGTGGTTTTTGTGCCGGTGTAGACCGTGCCATTAGCATCGTAGAACGCGCTTTGGAACTTTACCAGCCACCAATTTATGTCCGTCACGAAGTGGTACATAACCGTTTTGTGGTGGAAGGGTTAAAGCAGCGTGGTGCGGTGTTTGTCGAAGAACTGCATGAAGTGCCAGATGACAATATTGTGATTTTCTCAGCTCATGGTGTATCACAAGCTGTGCGTCAAGAAGCGAAAAAGCGCGCCTTGACGGTATTTGATGCTACTTGCCCATTGGTGACCAAAGTTCACATGGAAGTCGCGCGCGCGAGTCGTCGTAATATGGAAGTGGTGCTGATAGGTCATGCTGGTCACCCTGAAGTAGAAGGCACTATGGGGCAGTACTCCAGCGAAACTGGCGGCATGTATTTGGTCGAGAAACCAGAAGATGTCGAGAAGTTGCTGGGTGTGGTGAAAGATCCAACGGAACTTCATTACGTAAGCCAGACCACGCTGTCTGTAGATGAGACTGCGGATGTGATTGCGGAACTGCGTCGGGTATTTCCAGAGATCCAAGGTCCACGTAAAGATGATATCTGCTACGCGACCCAGAACCGTCAAGATGCGGTACGTGAAATCGCGACTAATGTAGATGTTGTCATTGTAGTTGGCTCAAAGAACTCTTCTAACTCAACTCGCTTGAAAGAGTTGGCAGAAAAACTGGGTACACCGGGTTATCTTACTGACTGCCCAGAAGACATCAAAACCGAATGGTTTGATGGTAAGCGCAAGGTCGGTGTGACGGCGGGGGCATCTGCGCCAGAAGAGCTTGTGAACCAAATTATGGAACGTATCAAAGTATTGGTTGGTACGCGCTCGGTTGAAGAAGTGACAGGTCGTGAAGAGAACATGTTCTTTGAAGTGCCGAAAGAATTACAAATTAAGCAAGTTGATTAA
- a CDS encoding histidine kinase, which yields MDLILSLLQQMCVYLVLAYMLSKTPIFLPLLNISHRLSHKIAIYVLFSLFCILGTYFGLQINDAIANTRAIGAVMGGLFGGPVVGFFVGIGDDHHKPETPISSQSTLDAISQDDIIYLDGKDKPYQCSISHHCKLGSALIIPLRAGDKVIGTIKLYEPKRKLFSTINMSMAEGIAQLLSSQILYGELQQKQSLLAQVEIKLLHAQVNPHFLFNALNTISAVIRRDPAKARQLIQHLSQFFRSNLKQDIEEVSLQDELEHVNAYLTIEKARFTDRLEVEMDIDQAWMARRLPTFTLQPLVENAIKHGTSQLLEGGVIRIYSQDVEQGCKITVEDNAGSYQAPKQDHEGLGMQIVAKRLSNKFGNIGQLTIEVEPNQYTRMSFIIPHQDR from the coding sequence ATGGATTTGATCCTCTCGCTACTGCAGCAAATGTGCGTCTATTTAGTGCTCGCCTATATGTTGAGCAAGACGCCTATATTTCTCCCGCTACTTAACATCTCGCACCGCCTCAGTCATAAAATCGCAATTTATGTCCTGTTCTCGCTTTTTTGCATTTTGGGCACCTATTTTGGTCTACAAATCAATGATGCCATTGCCAATACTCGAGCTATCGGTGCCGTGATGGGAGGGTTATTCGGTGGACCTGTGGTTGGCTTCTTTGTCGGCATTGGTGATGATCATCATAAGCCTGAAACCCCCATTTCTTCGCAAAGCACTCTAGATGCGATTAGCCAAGACGACATTATTTACCTCGATGGTAAAGATAAGCCTTACCAATGTTCGATATCGCATCATTGTAAGTTAGGGTCAGCACTGATCATTCCACTGCGGGCGGGCGATAAAGTGATTGGTACGATTAAGTTGTACGAACCGAAACGTAAGCTGTTTTCCACCATTAATATGTCGATGGCTGAAGGTATCGCCCAGCTGCTGTCTAGCCAGATCCTGTATGGCGAGTTACAACAAAAACAATCACTGCTGGCGCAAGTAGAGATCAAGTTGCTTCATGCGCAAGTAAACCCGCACTTCTTGTTTAATGCACTGAACACCATCAGTGCTGTTATTCGGCGCGACCCTGCCAAAGCACGTCAACTCATCCAACATTTGTCGCAGTTTTTCCGCAGTAACCTTAAACAGGACATTGAGGAAGTATCGCTGCAAGATGAGCTTGAGCACGTTAATGCTTACCTCACCATAGAAAAAGCGCGCTTTACTGATCGACTCGAAGTCGAGATGGATATTGACCAAGCCTGGATGGCGCGCAGATTGCCAACATTCACGCTGCAACCCTTGGTGGAAAATGCGATTAAACACGGCACATCGCAATTACTAGAAGGTGGCGTGATCCGCATCTATAGCCAAGACGTTGAGCAAGGATGCAAAATTACTGTTGAAGATAATGCCGGTAGCTACCAAGCACCAAAACAGGATCATGAAGGGCTTGGCATGCAAATCGTTGCCAAGCGTCTCAGTAATAAGTTTGGCAACATCGGTCAACTGACTATCGAAGTCGAACCAAATCAATATACGAGAATGAGTTTTATCATTCCCCATCAAGATCGTTAA
- the fkpB gene encoding FKBP-type peptidyl-prolyl cis-trans isomerase, whose product MTSITQDSTVTLHFTIKMKDGSVADSTHNMGKPAKLVIGDGSLSDNFEQCLLGLSAGESKAIELAAADAFGMPNPDNIHYMDRAKFVGDAEVEVGTIMAFSGPDGMEIPGIITEIAGDSVTVDFNHPLAGQDVTFEVEILSVE is encoded by the coding sequence GTGACATCAATAACCCAAGACTCTACTGTAACTCTTCACTTTACCATTAAAATGAAAGATGGTTCGGTTGCCGACAGCACCCACAATATGGGGAAACCAGCCAAATTGGTGATTGGTGATGGTAGTCTGAGCGATAACTTTGAACAGTGCTTACTCGGTTTAAGCGCTGGCGAAAGCAAAGCAATTGAACTGGCCGCTGCCGACGCATTTGGTATGCCTAATCCAGATAATATCCACTATATGGATCGTGCGAAGTTTGTTGGTGACGCTGAAGTAGAAGTCGGCACCATTATGGCGTTTAGTGGTCCTGATGGTATGGAGATTCCAGGAATTATTACCGAGATTGCTGGCGATTCAGTCACGGTTGACTTTAACCACCCTCTAGCAGGACAAGATGTGACTTTTGAAGTTGAAATTTTGTCAGTAGAATAA
- a CDS encoding anhydro-N-acetylmuramic acid kinase, producing the protein MYTKRRFIGVMSGTSMDGVDTALVEISGNQIELVASLDFPFPESVKQRLLAICLGQQTNLAEVGELDHQLGHLFADAVNALLEHANCPASAISAIGNHGQTVFHRPDGDAPFTIQLGDANIIATKTGIDTVADFRRKDMALGGQGAPLVPAFHQSIFAASDSSVVVLNIGGIANISVLRPNHRVIGYDTGPGNMLMDAWCAKHRQHKFDKDAQFALQGEVNHKLLEALMSEPYLERSAPKSTGRELFNLPWLEQHLTRFTLSAEDVQRTLCEYTSITIAKEVAQYQAGTKPELLVCGGGVHNPLLMSRLAELLPLWSVMTTNDKGVDSDNMEAMAFAWLAQRRLDNLPSNLPEVTGASQLASLGVLYFAQS; encoded by the coding sequence ATGTATACTAAACGACGCTTTATTGGTGTGATGTCAGGCACTAGCATGGACGGAGTCGATACCGCGCTAGTGGAAATCTCAGGCAATCAAATTGAATTGGTCGCCTCACTCGACTTCCCTTTCCCTGAATCGGTTAAGCAGCGCTTACTGGCAATCTGTCTCGGTCAACAAACTAACCTTGCGGAAGTGGGTGAATTAGATCATCAACTGGGGCATCTCTTCGCCGATGCGGTAAATGCACTACTTGAACACGCCAACTGCCCAGCAAGTGCTATTAGCGCGATTGGCAACCATGGGCAAACGGTATTCCACCGCCCTGATGGGGACGCACCCTTTACTATCCAACTTGGTGACGCCAATATCATTGCGACCAAAACCGGTATCGATACGGTTGCCGACTTTCGCCGCAAAGATATGGCTTTAGGTGGTCAAGGCGCCCCTTTGGTACCCGCTTTCCATCAATCCATTTTTGCCGCCAGCGACTCAAGCGTGGTGGTGCTCAATATTGGTGGAATAGCCAACATCTCGGTTCTACGTCCTAATCACCGGGTGATTGGCTACGACACGGGACCAGGCAATATGCTGATGGATGCGTGGTGCGCTAAACATCGCCAACACAAGTTCGATAAAGACGCCCAGTTTGCTTTGCAAGGCGAAGTGAACCATAAGCTTCTCGAAGCACTGATGAGTGAGCCTTACCTTGAGCGGTCCGCACCTAAAAGTACCGGCAGAGAGCTGTTTAACCTTCCATGGCTAGAGCAACACTTAACACGCTTTACCCTGAGCGCTGAAGATGTGCAGCGCACGCTCTGTGAATACACGTCCATCACCATCGCCAAGGAGGTCGCACAGTACCAAGCCGGCACAAAGCCTGAACTGCTGGTTTGTGGTGGCGGCGTACATAACCCACTATTAATGTCGCGCTTAGCGGAACTGCTCCCGTTATGGTCGGTGATGACCACAAATGACAAGGGCGTCGACAGTGACAATATGGAAGCAATGGCATTCGCTTGGCTTGCACAGCGACGCCTAGATAATTTACCAAGCAACTTACCTGAAGTGACGGGCGCCAGCCAGCTTGCTTCATTGGGTGTACTTTATTTCGCTCAGTCGTGA
- a CDS encoding carbon starvation CstA family protein, protein MLWFLTCVAALIGGYFIYGAFVEKVFGINEKRQTPAHTKTDGVDYVPMSTKKVYLVQLLNIAGVGPIFGPIMGALYGPAAMLWIVIGCIFAGAVHDYFSGMLSVRNGGASVPTITGRYLGNGAKHFMNIFAIVLLLLVGVVFVSAPAGMITNLINDQTDFTVSMTAMVVVIFAYYIIATIVPVDKIIGRFYPLFGALLIFMSVGLMTAVAFSSEHTVMGDFQVTDMFSNLNPNDMPLWPALFITIACGAISGFHATQSPLMARCMENEKNGRFVFYGAMIGEGVIALIWCAIALSFFGSLEALQEAVSNGGPGNVVYASSFGLLGVFGGVIAFLGVVILPITSGDTAFRSSRLILAEYFNMEQKTLRNRLLMAVPLFVIGGILTQVDFGIIWRYFGFANQTTAVMMLWTASAYLLRHNKLHWITSIPAVFMTTVCVTFILNNSTLGFGLPMQISTIVGVVFAVAVLGYVIKTSQGKGETELADEEKPSGNAETA, encoded by the coding sequence ATGTTGTGGTTTTTAACTTGTGTAGCCGCATTAATCGGTGGTTACTTTATTTATGGCGCCTTCGTTGAGAAAGTTTTTGGTATCAACGAAAAACGTCAAACTCCCGCACATACTAAAACAGACGGTGTCGACTACGTACCCATGTCGACTAAAAAAGTTTACCTAGTTCAACTACTCAATATCGCAGGCGTTGGTCCAATCTTCGGTCCAATCATGGGCGCGCTATACGGTCCTGCAGCGATGCTTTGGATCGTGATTGGTTGTATCTTTGCTGGTGCAGTGCATGACTACTTCTCAGGTATGTTATCTGTCCGCAACGGCGGTGCATCAGTACCGACCATCACAGGTCGCTACCTAGGCAATGGCGCAAAACACTTTATGAACATCTTTGCCATTGTCCTATTGCTTCTTGTGGGTGTGGTATTCGTTTCGGCTCCTGCTGGCATGATCACCAACCTAATCAATGACCAGACCGACTTCACTGTCAGCATGACAGCGATGGTGGTGGTGATTTTTGCTTACTACATCATCGCGACAATTGTACCGGTTGATAAAATTATTGGTCGTTTCTACCCACTATTTGGTGCCCTTCTGATCTTTATGTCGGTTGGTCTAATGACTGCCGTTGCCTTCTCTAGCGAACACACTGTGATGGGCGACTTCCAAGTCACCGATATGTTCAGTAACCTAAATCCAAATGATATGCCATTGTGGCCAGCCCTATTTATCACCATTGCTTGTGGTGCAATCTCGGGCTTCCATGCGACTCAATCACCATTGATGGCGCGTTGTATGGAAAACGAGAAAAACGGTCGCTTCGTATTTTATGGGGCAATGATTGGTGAAGGTGTTATCGCGCTTATCTGGTGTGCTATCGCTCTATCTTTCTTCGGCTCACTAGAAGCGCTGCAAGAAGCAGTAAGCAATGGCGGTCCTGGTAACGTAGTATACGCATCATCATTTGGTCTACTGGGTGTGTTTGGTGGTGTTATCGCTTTCCTAGGTGTGGTTATCCTCCCTATCACTTCTGGTGACACTGCATTCCGCTCTAGCCGTCTGATCCTAGCTGAATACTTCAACATGGAGCAAAAAACACTACGCAACCGCCTACTGATGGCTGTACCACTATTCGTTATTGGTGGCATCTTAACTCAAGTTGATTTCGGTATTATCTGGCGCTACTTCGGTTTCGCTAACCAAACCACAGCAGTAATGATGCTTTGGACAGCCTCAGCATACCTACTGCGCCACAACAAACTGCACTGGATTACCTCTATCCCAGCAGTGTTTATGACAACGGTATGTGTGACCTTTATTCTTAACAACAGCACGCTTGGCTTTGGCCTGCCAATGCAAATCTCGACTATCGTCGGTGTCGTATTCGCTGTTGCGGTATTGGGTTACGTGATTAAAACGTCACAAGGCAAAGGTGAAACTGAGCTAGCTGATGAAGAGAAACCAAGCGGCAACGCTGAAACCGCTTAA
- the nagZ gene encoding beta-N-acetylhexosaminidase codes for MGPLWVDVAGYELTAEDREILQHPTVGGLILFARNYHDSKQLVALTHEIRKAAKRPILIGVDQEGGRVQRFREGFSRIPAPKLYAEQAESERMAELGGWLMAAELIAHDIDLSFAPVLDKGFECKAIGDRAFGDDIDTIMRHSSAYMRGMKSVGMATTGKHFPGHGGVIADSHLETPYDERQTILEQDMAIFKAQIEAGTLDAMMPAHVIYPQYDDQPASGSQFWLKKILREQLGFKGIIFSDDLNMEGAAIMGGPAARSHQALVAGCDMLLLCNNRDGQVEVLDNLPILEFPQATRLLKQQSFTLSDLQRSEKWREASEAMKRILDC; via the coding sequence ATGGGTCCGTTATGGGTAGACGTGGCTGGGTATGAATTAACAGCAGAAGACAGAGAAATTTTGCAACATCCAACCGTGGGTGGCTTAATCTTATTTGCCCGCAACTATCATGACAGTAAACAATTGGTGGCGCTTACTCACGAGATTCGTAAAGCGGCAAAGCGACCAATCCTGATTGGTGTGGATCAAGAGGGCGGACGAGTACAACGCTTTCGTGAAGGTTTTTCCCGTATTCCGGCACCTAAGCTGTATGCTGAGCAAGCAGAAAGTGAGCGCATGGCAGAACTGGGTGGCTGGTTGATGGCTGCTGAGTTGATCGCTCATGATATCGATTTAAGCTTTGCCCCGGTGTTGGATAAAGGCTTTGAGTGTAAAGCAATTGGCGATCGCGCTTTTGGTGATGATATCGATACGATAATGCGCCATAGTAGCGCTTATATGCGTGGGATGAAATCGGTGGGAATGGCGACGACGGGTAAGCACTTCCCAGGTCACGGCGGGGTAATCGCGGATTCTCATTTAGAAACCCCTTACGATGAGCGTCAAACCATACTTGAACAAGATATGGCGATTTTTAAAGCGCAAATAGAGGCTGGTACGTTAGATGCGATGATGCCTGCGCACGTCATTTATCCGCAATATGATGATCAACCGGCGAGTGGCTCTCAGTTTTGGTTGAAGAAAATACTGCGGGAGCAACTTGGTTTTAAAGGCATTATATTCTCTGACGATTTGAATATGGAAGGGGCGGCAATCATGGGCGGTCCAGCGGCGCGTTCACATCAAGCGCTGGTGGCGGGCTGTGACATGCTGTTGTTGTGTAATAACCGTGATGGTCAGGTTGAAGTGCTCGATAACTTGCCGATCCTTGAGTTCCCACAAGCGACACGTTTGCTTAAGCAGCAATCTTTTACCCTAAGCGACCTGCAGCGCAGTGAGAAGTGGCGTGAAGCTTCTGAAGCGATGAAACGTATTCTCGATTGCTAA
- a CDS encoding DUF2799 domain-containing protein: MKKRLSVLLLVGLVGCASSVEELAQAGDWYQVGYQDGVTGNTSRTMRELTKMGNVNIADYDQGYLTGVNEYCNPDFAYQIGLSGQYYEGVCEGTEDAQRFRMEWQRGWDAARNTY; encoded by the coding sequence ATGAAAAAGCGACTCAGCGTTCTGTTGCTAGTGGGGTTGGTTGGTTGTGCCAGCAGTGTCGAAGAGTTAGCACAAGCCGGCGATTGGTATCAAGTTGGCTATCAAGATGGTGTCACGGGGAATACATCTCGTACCATGCGTGAGCTGACGAAGATGGGCAATGTTAATATTGCCGATTACGACCAAGGTTATCTGACGGGAGTGAACGAATATTGTAACCCTGATTTCGCTTACCAAATTGGTTTATCGGGCCAGTATTACGAAGGCGTCTGCGAAGGGACAGAAGATGCGCAACGTTTTCGTATGGAATGGCAACGCGGTTGGGATGCTGCGCGTAATACTTATTGA
- a CDS encoding 3-deoxy-7-phosphoheptulonate synthase yields the protein MQKSELSNINIIDEQVLITPDELKAKLPLSDNARRFIQQSRQEIADIIHKRDHRLLVVCGPCSIHDVEAAKDYARRLKQLSEQLSDQLYIVMRVYFEKPRTTVGWKGLINDPHLDGSFDIEHGLHVGRQLLVELAEMEIPLATEALDPISPQYLADTFSWAAIGARTTESQTHREMASGLSMPIGFKNGTDGNLATAVNAMQAASSSHRFMGISREGEVALLTTQGNPNGHVILRGGKQTNYDSVSVAECEEEMAKMGLDASLMVDCSHANSRKDYRRQPLVAEDVIHQIREGNKSIIGLMIESHINEGNQSSDLALSEMQYGVSITDACINWQTTETLLRHAHEALVPFLQDRLQA from the coding sequence ATGCAGAAAAGTGAATTGAGTAATATCAACATCATTGATGAACAAGTACTGATTACGCCAGATGAGTTAAAGGCGAAGTTACCATTAAGTGATAATGCTCGTCGATTTATTCAGCAATCTCGTCAAGAAATTGCCGATATTATTCACAAAAGAGACCATCGCCTACTGGTAGTGTGTGGTCCTTGTTCTATTCATGATGTGGAAGCCGCTAAGGATTATGCGCGTCGACTCAAACAACTGTCTGAACAACTGAGCGATCAGCTTTACATCGTGATGCGTGTTTACTTTGAAAAACCGCGTACCACCGTTGGTTGGAAAGGTTTGATAAACGACCCTCATCTTGATGGCAGCTTTGATATCGAACACGGCTTGCACGTGGGGCGTCAATTGCTGGTGGAATTAGCCGAGATGGAAATTCCTTTGGCAACCGAAGCGCTGGACCCAATTAGCCCGCAATACTTAGCGGATACGTTTAGCTGGGCGGCGATTGGTGCTCGAACAACAGAATCACAAACTCACCGTGAAATGGCCAGTGGCTTGTCGATGCCGATTGGTTTTAAAAATGGCACCGATGGCAACCTAGCGACCGCCGTCAACGCGATGCAGGCGGCTTCCTCTAGCCACCGCTTCATGGGTATTAGTCGCGAAGGGGAAGTGGCACTGCTGACGACGCAAGGCAACCCTAACGGTCACGTGATTTTACGTGGTGGTAAGCAGACTAACTATGATTCAGTGTCAGTGGCTGAGTGTGAAGAAGAGATGGCAAAAATGGGCTTAGATGCTTCATTGATGGTGGATTGTAGCCATGCTAACTCACGTAAAGATTACCGCCGTCAACCGCTGGTTGCGGAAGATGTGATTCACCAGATCCGTGAAGGCAATAAATCGATTATTGGTTTGATGATTGAAAGCCACATTAACGAAGGCAACCAATCGTCAGATTTAGCGCTAAGTGAGATGCAATACGGTGTTTCTATCACAGATGCCTGTATTAATTGGCAAACAACTGAGACACTACTGCGTCATGCGCACGAAGCTTTAGTGCCATTCTTACAAGATCGTTTACAAGCTTAA
- the murQ gene encoding N-acetylmuramic acid 6-phosphate etherase: MTNDALIAALAHLVSEGRNPETMDIDLLSSLDIVKRINQQDKQVPLAVEMVLPDIALAVDKITEAFKQGGRLIYMGAGTSGRLGVLDASECPPTFGVSDKMVIGLIAGGPEAILKAKEGAEDSFELGERDLKNIHFSDKDVVVGIAASGRTPYVIGALRYANQIGATTVALSCNPDSAIAEEAQIAISPVVGPEALTGSTRLKSGTAQKLVLNMLTTASMIRIGKSYQNLMVDVKATNKKLVARAARIVMQATECDNQLATQTLEQTEYDVKLAILMILTGMDLYTAKVQLASKEGFLRRAVEDHQPD, from the coding sequence ATGACTAACGATGCTCTAATTGCTGCTCTTGCCCATTTGGTTTCTGAAGGTCGAAATCCCGAAACCATGGATATCGACCTGCTTTCTTCATTGGATATCGTCAAACGCATTAACCAGCAAGATAAACAAGTCCCCCTTGCCGTTGAAATGGTGTTACCGGACATTGCCCTAGCCGTTGATAAGATCACCGAGGCATTTAAGCAAGGTGGTCGTTTGATCTATATGGGGGCTGGCACCAGTGGTCGTTTAGGCGTGTTAGATGCTTCCGAATGTCCGCCAACATTTGGGGTATCAGACAAAATGGTGATTGGTCTGATTGCGGGTGGACCAGAAGCGATTCTTAAAGCCAAAGAAGGGGCAGAAGATAGCTTTGAGTTAGGCGAGCGAGATCTGAAAAACATCCACTTTAGCGACAAAGATGTTGTTGTCGGCATTGCTGCCAGCGGTCGCACTCCTTATGTAATTGGAGCACTGCGCTACGCTAACCAAATCGGCGCCACCACCGTCGCGCTATCTTGCAACCCTGATTCGGCGATTGCCGAAGAAGCTCAGATTGCCATTAGCCCGGTAGTCGGTCCGGAAGCCTTAACAGGCTCAACACGTTTAAAATCGGGCACGGCGCAGAAGCTGGTACTTAACATGCTGACGACTGCGAGTATGATTCGCATTGGTAAGAGCTATCAAAACTTAATGGTTGATGTAAAGGCGACCAATAAAAAACTAGTGGCACGAGCGGCTCGCATTGTTATGCAAGCCACCGAATGTGATAACCAACTTGCGACACAAACTCTCGAGCAAACAGAGTATGATGTTAAGCTCGCGATCCTGATGATTTTGACCGGTATGGATCTCTATACCGCCAAAGTGCAACTCGCCTCCAAGGAGGGTTTTCTGCGCCGCGCCGTTGAAGATCATCAGCCAGACTAA
- the btsR gene encoding two-component system response regulator BtsR, which yields MLSALVIDDELFAREELSELLEETGHITVLDQASNAIEGLKKINQLKPDVVFLDINMPQITGIELLAMLDPDIQTRVVFVTAYDQFAVQAFEENAFDYLLKPVDTARLNVTISRLLKSEQKNLQQYQPIAPTNLDQVPCVGLNRIVIIPTKDIEFAYSDISGVHVQTAEQVATCQLTLKVLEEKTPLVRCHRQYLMNIKAIKEIKLLENGLAEIISSSGHPIPVSRRYLKTLKELLGFH from the coding sequence ATGCTTTCCGCTTTAGTGATAGATGATGAACTGTTTGCTCGCGAGGAACTGAGCGAGCTACTTGAAGAAACGGGACACATTACCGTTCTCGACCAAGCCAGTAATGCCATCGAAGGTTTAAAGAAGATCAACCAACTCAAACCCGATGTAGTATTTCTCGATATCAATATGCCGCAAATCACCGGTATAGAACTCTTAGCGATGTTAGACCCAGATATTCAAACCCGGGTGGTCTTTGTCACCGCCTACGACCAATTTGCGGTACAAGCGTTCGAAGAGAACGCCTTTGATTATCTGCTCAAGCCTGTCGACACAGCACGACTCAATGTCACTATTAGTCGCTTACTTAAGTCAGAGCAGAAAAATCTACAACAATATCAACCTATCGCGCCGACCAATTTAGATCAGGTGCCGTGCGTGGGCTTAAACCGCATTGTGATTATCCCAACCAAGGACATTGAGTTCGCTTATAGCGATATCAGTGGCGTACATGTGCAGACTGCTGAGCAAGTGGCAACGTGCCAGTTAACGCTGAAAGTATTGGAAGAAAAAACGCCACTGGTACGCTGTCATCGCCAGTACTTAATGAACATAAAAGCGATTAAAGAGATCAAGCTGCTGGAAAATGGTTTGGCGGAAATCATCTCTTCCAGTGGCCACCCGATTCCCGTCAGTCGCCGCTACCTGAAAACCCTCAAAGAGCTACTCGGTTTTCACTGA
- the tyrA gene encoding bifunctional chorismate mutase/prephenate dehydrogenase has protein sequence MAEQLNHLRDQIDAVDKQILNLLAQRLALVEQVGEVKSEHGLPIYAPDREAAMLASRRAEAEKMGVPPQLIEDILRRTMRESYASEKDSGFKCLNPELRSVVIVGGKGQLGGLFGRMFSLSGYQVKVLGSQDWHRADEILEDAGLVVVTVPIHLTQGVIEKLGNLPSDCILCDLTSIKSKPLAAMMRVHQGPVVGLHPMFGPDVPSLAKQVIVYCDGRGEEHYQWLLKQFAIWGASLCQIDASEHDHGMTLIQALRHFTSFAYGLHLSQENPSIDKLLQLSSPIYRLELAMVGRLFGQDPNLYGDIIFSSQENIEMIKRFHQRFGQALDILDSQDKQSFINNFNQVSDWFGDYSQQFMVESQNLLKQANDSIHRG, from the coding sequence ATGGCTGAACAGTTAAACCATCTGCGTGATCAGATTGATGCAGTAGATAAGCAGATCCTCAATTTGTTGGCTCAGCGCTTAGCGCTGGTCGAGCAAGTTGGCGAGGTGAAAAGTGAGCACGGTTTGCCGATTTATGCGCCGGATCGCGAAGCGGCAATGCTTGCTTCTCGCCGCGCGGAAGCGGAGAAAATGGGTGTGCCACCACAGCTGATTGAAGACATTTTACGCCGCACGATGCGCGAGTCTTATGCCAGTGAAAAAGACTCAGGTTTTAAGTGCTTGAATCCAGAATTGCGCTCAGTCGTGATTGTCGGTGGTAAAGGTCAATTAGGTGGTTTGTTCGGTCGTATGTTCAGCTTATCAGGCTATCAAGTGAAGGTGCTGGGTAGCCAAGATTGGCATCGCGCTGATGAGATCCTTGAAGATGCGGGGTTGGTGGTGGTCACGGTGCCAATTCACCTAACCCAAGGGGTGATTGAGAAGCTGGGTAATCTGCCAAGTGATTGTATCTTGTGTGATTTGACCTCAATTAAATCTAAGCCGTTAGCGGCGATGATGCGCGTGCATCAAGGTCCGGTTGTTGGTCTACATCCAATGTTTGGTCCAGATGTGCCAAGTCTGGCTAAGCAGGTCATTGTTTACTGCGATGGTCGAGGAGAAGAGCATTACCAGTGGCTATTAAAGCAGTTTGCTATTTGGGGTGCGAGTCTGTGCCAGATTGATGCCAGTGAGCATGATCATGGTATGACCCTTATTCAAGCATTACGCCACTTCACTTCTTTTGCTTACGGTTTGCATCTGAGTCAAGAAAACCCAAGTATCGATAAGCTGTTACAACTAAGCTCGCCAATTTACCGTCTCGAGCTGGCGATGGTTGGGCGTCTGTTTGGACAAGACCCGAATCTGTACGGCGATATTATTTTCTCTTCGCAAGAGAATATCGAGATGATCAAGCGCTTCCATCAGCGTTTTGGTCAAGCGTTAGATATCTTAGATAGCCAAGATAAACAGAGTTTTATCAATAATTTTAATCAAGTCAGTGATTGGTTTGGCGATTACTCGCAGCAGTTTATGGTGGAGAGTCAGAATTTGTTGAAACAAGCCAATGATTCGATTCATCGCGGTTAA